TCCGACGATGGAAGTTGATCCGACATGATCAATCCGCACAGCCGTCTCTCCCAACGCCTCTCTTAAATTCATTCCGGTATCGAGGAACATGTGCCTCCAAGCAGGATCATACGTTGCAATTCTCCATTGATCTTCCATGTAGTCCTCCCTTCAATTTCATTAAGTATAGTTTCTATCATCATTTCTCTACACGACTCTATAAACCATGTGAGATGCTTCGTCTCCTGAAAGGAAACCTAATTTGGTATATAAACAGTCAGCCTTATTTCCTATAGTAACGAACAAACGAATGGTTGGAGAGAAACCTTCCAAATGAGAAATCGCCTTGTATAACATATATCTTCCTAGACCCTGATTACTATAGCCCGGCTTAACCGATATATCATACACAAGAGGCATATCCTCCCACATCGAAATCAAACAAAATCCAACGACCTCGTTCGTCTTTTTATCTACTAAAACCGATGATGCATTCAACAGCTCATCCTGACGGTTATGTTCAAAATAATAACTCACGTCATCCCGATATGTATCCAGATTTCCCTCATCCATTCCTCCACGATATGATTCGTTCATGACTTGAACAATGCTTGGCAAATGTTCCAGTTGGGGTTTAATACAAATACAATCAGTATGGAGGTCATTTTCGATCTTCTCTGTAGGTCTAATCATACATTTCCTTGTGTTTAAAACTTCGAAACCAGCCGACTTCAACACATCAATATGTTCAGCCAGAACATTGTAAGCATCTACCTTTGACTGCCCCCCTGAATTTTGAATGGCATAATCCTTTAAGAAATGAACCATATCTACAGTCAACGTGGATGGAGGGATCATAAAGAAAGATCCAAGTTCATTACTTGTCAAAGAAATCCCGCCCACTCGTTGATTGTTTTGATAGATCCAATAACAATCACTTGCGTCTAGCATCATTTCTTGAAGAGATGCCCAGCTCGGTCTAAACCAGATATTCTTTCTATACGTCGCAAAATACTTGGCATAGCTAGTTTGATTCGCTGCTACTAACGAATATGAAGTCTTATCACTCATTGCCTTCTCCCTCTCTACTACAACTTACTTCTCGGTGGTTATCCAAATATGTTGTAATCTATATTTGATTCTCAGCATACAACTCATTCTTTGCTACGGCTATATAATACATAAACAAGTGCTACTACACTTTTGTTTGAGAAATCACGAGAATTGACAAAAAAAGAGAAGGAACAAAAGTCCCTCCCCTTACCTTTTCAGATATAATCACACTTAAATTTAGAAAACTCAGCTACAGAACCTTCTCCGCTCGCGTATAGACCAATGAGCACCCCTGTAAATCCCCCGGCAACTTCTGAAGAAAGGTATTTCGTCTGTGCTGTACCTAAGAGGATGTCCTTGCCATCTGCATGAATTAGGAAGCTGTAGCGTTCATGGCTTGCCTGTATAACCAATGTGGCATGATGATCACTTCCCAGTTCAACTTCATTTTCGACTGATTTGATATCCCCAATATTCAGACGCTCAATCACCTTATACCCGCTCTGCTCTTTGCGAATGGCCAAGTCATAATGGTGCTGTTCATCCATATAGATGGTGATGCCTGCCTCGCCATTCGTAAGACTAACGTCAACAGAGATGGTCGCATCAAAGTCTTTTTGGCGTAGGCCAATGAATGTCGGGGATGCTGGAACATCCAGTGTCACTTCGGTTCCTTTTAACTTTAAGTTGCTTTGCTCTAACAAATAATTTTCTGTATTGGGATGACGAAGATAACACCAGTCCAGATTCCAATCCGTGTTCTCAAACGTATAGCTTTTCTTCTCTTGTTGAATGACTATGTCGGAAATACGATCAGTGTCAAAACTCATAAGCGTCGTACCTTCATGCCCTGCCGTAAACCAGCCTTCCTCATCAAAGTTAACTGGCGTAAGGAATACTTCTCGGCCCAGATGATGATAGGTAAGCCATTGTCCACTCTGACGGAATCCCAAATGGAAAATCCACCAGTTGCCTTCCTTGTCCTGAATCAAGTCGCCATGACCAACCCCCTGCAATTCGTAACCGCCCAGATTACGGTTGGTCAGAACAGGATTCTTGGCATAGGGCTCGAAAGGACCCGAAGGAGAATCTCCCCGCGCATACGTGACCATATGACCGTATTCGGTTCCGCCTTCAGATGCCATGAGGTAATAGTATCCATTGATTTTATACAAATGTGGGCTTTCCAGATAACGTCCGCCTGATCCTTGCCATATTGAACGGCTTGGAGTCTTTTTGCGACCTGTTTCAATGTCAATTTCACACTGAATGATTCCCCCAATCCCTTCATCATCGGTCCCGTTGCTCATAAAGAAGGCCTTACCATCTTCAAAATACAAATCCGGATCGATTCCCCCTTGATCCACAATAATCGGTTCTGACCACTCCCCGTATATATCGTCAGTCCATATGTAGAAATTCTGACGCGTCGTGTCGTTCGTCGTGGTCATATAGAATCGCCCATTGTTGTATCGAATTGTAGGGGCGAAGACACCTCCAGAGCTGCCCACCGTCTCCAGACGAATCTGGCTTTTTCGAGTTAAACAATGACCGATTTGGGTCCAATTCAATAAATCTTTGCTTTCAAAAAGCGGGACACCCGGAAAATACTGAAAAGAACTGCACACCAGATAATAAGTGTCATCCACCTTGCAGATGCTCGGATCAGGATAGAATCCTTTAATAACCGGATTATTGTATTTCATTTGAGCCACCTCTTTTTCTATAATTCATATATTTAAGAATCCAACTTTATAAGTAGATAAAAAAATTAAACACTATCGCAAACATACTTTCAATGCATTAGAGTTGAAGAGTCCAGTTAAATTCATTAAATTAATATATATATGATTTCAATAGATCTGGTTAGGAGATTGTTAAAGATGATCAAAGCGAACGGAGATCCAAAATTCATACCATTATACGAAGCGCTGGCAAGCGAGGTTAGATGGAGGATCATGGATTTGATTGCAGATAGCGAAATGAATGTCAAGGATATTGCGGCTGCGTTAGAACTTAGCCCCTCCATCGTCACGATGCACATACGAAAGCTTGAGCAAGCCGGACTGATTGATAGCCGTAGGATACGCCTGAATGGAGGCACGCACAAATTGTGTTTCCTCAAACAAAATAACATTGAGATCGAACTACCATCCCCCAGCCGGACAGCAAGAATTAGAGAGCAGACAATTTCAGTGGGGCACTATACTGCATTTGAAATCCATCCTACCTGTGGACTTGGAACACACGAGAAAGAAATTGGTGTTTGGGACGACCCACGCTACTTTCTTGATCCTGAGCGGGTTCACGCTGCCATCCTTTGGTTTGGAAGAGGTTATGTCGAATACAAAACGCCTAACTATATACTTCCCGATCAGACTGCTAACGCCATTGAAATTTCAGTGGAACTGGCTTCTGAAGCCCCGGGTTTAAGAGATCATTGGCCATCGGATATCCGATTTACGTTTAACGGCATTTCGCTTGGAACGTGGACAAGCCCCGCTGACTTCGGAAGAGCTGCCCGAGGCAAATATACACCAACATGGTGGCATCGCAATGTGAATCAATATGGATTATTAAAGACGATTCGTGTTGATGACTCGGGTACGTATATGGATGGAGAGCGGATGTCGGACGTGACGATCGAGGATATCAAACTGGAGCAGCCATTCTGGACGCTTCGTTTCACAGTTGACGAGGAGGGGGCTAACGTCGGGGGATTAACACTTTATGGTTCCGGGTTCGGCAATCATGACCAGGATATTGTCATACGCGTACAACGCTAATCTTTCTTTATGTAGTAACGAATAATCCCGTTCTTCTCTTCAAACGTATTCCTTTGAATGAACGGTCCATCAGGAACTAGCTTTACATCATCCATTGTTGTTGAAAAATAAGTGATTGGTTTCCAACATGCTTTATAGGGGATAGAGCCTTCTATTCCAACAAATTCTTCCTGGTTGTATTGAGATTTATCTATAAATGATGCTTCATAGATAAAATCAATTTCATGACCTAATTCATCTTCTATCCCAAAAATATTTTCAATAACGGAAATTAATCGGGGCTCTTCGATCTCTTGATCCAACTCTTCCTTGAGCTCCCTGATCAGAGTTTTCTTACTGTTCTCACCGAACTCTATCGTTCCACCAATAGGTCTGTAGAAAGTAGTTGAAATATCCGGGAAGTTAATTTCCTGAACCAAAATGCGATCTTCTTTCCTCAAAATAGCTAATGAGACAGAACGAATTTTCATTTTTTCTCCTTAACCTATGTTTGTTTTTATTCCTTCGTACTAAATGTCTGAATATACTTTCTGGCATCGTCTCTGAATGTTTCCGTATAATGATCATTTGTATAATCTTTTAACACCTTTCGCCAGAACGCTATTGCAGGTGTGTTACTCTCCATCTGAGCAAGTGCCCAATTGGCTTTGTATAACTCAAATATCTGCATCGCAGCAGCATATCCAACCCCACTTCTTCTAAACTTCTTCAGGATCATAAAGTCATAGATTACATGTGTAGGATCTGGATCGGTATCTAAATTTTCAAGTAGTACAATCACAAAGCCGGCTATAGTGCCAGAAATCGTAATGAAATATGGCCTCCACCTGTTATCACCTTCCCAAATGAAGTCAATATTCACATCGTATTTACCTTCTTGATTGATATCCTCGCTTGTAAATTCGCTGAAATCATAATGGTACAGTTGATACAGATTCGATAACATATTTTTCTCTGCCAACGTTACTGGAGTGAGGTCTACTATCATACTGCCTCCCTATAGTTCTCTTTTAAATTTCACGCTGAGCATTGGTGCTCCAACGGATAGAGCTATTGACGGCTCGAACGCATCGCCTTTACATGTTTTAAACTACTATCGTTTAAGAACTCTTTATAGACTTCGGATTCAACGGCGTAGATCGCCACTTTTCCTTGTGAATTATGATGAATACCCCAACCGTAACGCTTACCCAACGAAGAAGTACGAAGACAGGGTTGTCCCTTAGAGAAAAACTTGGTTCTCTCTATGGATCTTTGTTCGTCGGGTATATCATTGCGCTGCGCGAACACTTCAAACATGACATCCTCTTGCGTATATTGATAAGGGTGGTTTGCTATCATTTCATATTGTATAACTGGAACGGTTTTACTGCCGTTTTTGGCTTTGGGGATCTCTGCCACTTTAACAGGGCAATCTTCTGCTACTGCAATAAAAGTTTCATAGTAGTTCATGTCTTTCATCTATATATCCTCCCATCAATTCATAAAAAAATATGGATACGAATATACAATCAAGCTGGAGCTGTTTTATAAATATTTCTTAAAAGCCTTGCTGGATTCCCCATCGTACCCTAACTTCGTGTAGAAGCCGTGTGCCTCGTACCTGGATGAACCGCTGGTGAGAAACACCTTTATACAATTTTTCTGTATGCATACATCCTCTATATACTTCATAAGTTCAGATCCATATCCCTTGCTCTGCACATGCTCCGTAATGATAACCCGCTCAACCACGCCAAAAGGTCTATTTTCCACTAAAGCATCCAGACAAATATGTAAATGCGCAGTCCCAATAACCTGATCATCGACTTCGTAAACAAATAAGAAACTGTTGGGATTATCCCTTACTTCTTCAATCCGCTCCGCCAGTACCTTCGTATTCAGGTTGTTCGGTAATAATTCTTTGTACAACCTTTCAATAACCTCGACATCCCTTGCTTCGGCCTCTCTGATCATCAGGTTCCACTCCTCAACTTAAATAGTAAATTAAATGATAACTACGTCCATAATAACCCAAAAAGCGGTATATGCGAACAGTAACTTCCTCTTTTCCCACCTGCTGATTAGCGGTTCTTTCCTTACAGGTCCAGAACAAAAAACCACGGTTTCCCGTGGTCCATCCATTCCAGTATGCTCTATTCTACCGATCCACTTACCAGTCTTCCTTCAAACCATACCGCTTGTCGCGCAGACCTTCTGGCAACC
This window of the Paenibacillus marchantiae genome carries:
- a CDS encoding NUDIX hydrolase; translated protein: MKIRSVSLAILRKEDRILVQEINFPDISTTFYRPIGGTIEFGENSKKTLIRELKEELDQEIEEPRLISVIENIFGIEDELGHEIDFIYEASFIDKSQYNQEEFVGIEGSIPYKACWKPITYFSTTMDDVKLVPDGPFIQRNTFEEKNGIIRYYIKKD
- a CDS encoding GNAT family N-acetyltransferase encodes the protein MSDKTSYSLVAANQTSYAKYFATYRKNIWFRPSWASLQEMMLDASDCYWIYQNNQRVGGISLTSNELGSFFMIPPSTLTVDMVHFLKDYAIQNSGGQSKVDAYNVLAEHIDVLKSAGFEVLNTRKCMIRPTEKIENDLHTDCICIKPQLEHLPSIVQVMNESYRGGMDEGNLDTYRDDVSYYFEHNRQDELLNASSVLVDKKTNEVVGFCLISMWEDMPLVYDISVKPGYSNQGLGRYMLYKAISHLEGFSPTIRLFVTIGNKADCLYTKLGFLSGDEASHMVYRVV
- a CDS encoding DUF6157 family protein — encoded protein: MKDMNYYETFIAVAEDCPVKVAEIPKAKNGSKTVPVIQYEMIANHPYQYTQEDVMFEVFAQRNDIPDEQRSIERTKFFSKGQPCLRTSSLGKRYGWGIHHNSQGKVAIYAVESEVYKEFLNDSSLKHVKAMRSSRQ
- a CDS encoding GNAT family N-acetyltransferase, with translation MIVDLTPVTLAEKNMLSNLYQLYHYDFSEFTSEDINQEGKYDVNIDFIWEGDNRWRPYFITISGTIAGFVIVLLENLDTDPDPTHVIYDFMILKKFRRSGVGYAAAMQIFELYKANWALAQMESNTPAIAFWRKVLKDYTNDHYTETFRDDARKYIQTFSTKE
- a CDS encoding GNAT family N-acetyltransferase produces the protein MIREAEARDVEVIERLYKELLPNNLNTKVLAERIEEVRDNPNSFLFVYEVDDQVIGTAHLHICLDALVENRPFGVVERVIITEHVQSKGYGSELMKYIEDVCIQKNCIKVFLTSGSSRYEAHGFYTKLGYDGESSKAFKKYL
- a CDS encoding ArsR/SmtB family transcription factor — protein: MIKANGDPKFIPLYEALASEVRWRIMDLIADSEMNVKDIAAALELSPSIVTMHIRKLEQAGLIDSRRIRLNGGTHKLCFLKQNNIEIELPSPSRTARIREQTISVGHYTAFEIHPTCGLGTHEKEIGVWDDPRYFLDPERVHAAILWFGRGYVEYKTPNYILPDQTANAIEISVELASEAPGLRDHWPSDIRFTFNGISLGTWTSPADFGRAARGKYTPTWWHRNVNQYGLLKTIRVDDSGTYMDGERMSDVTIEDIKLEQPFWTLRFTVDEEGANVGGLTLYGSGFGNHDQDIVIRVQR
- a CDS encoding glycoside hydrolase family 43 protein; the protein is MKYNNPVIKGFYPDPSICKVDDTYYLVCSSFQYFPGVPLFESKDLLNWTQIGHCLTRKSQIRLETVGSSGGVFAPTIRYNNGRFYMTTTNDTTRQNFYIWTDDIYGEWSEPIIVDQGGIDPDLYFEDGKAFFMSNGTDDEGIGGIIQCEIDIETGRKKTPSRSIWQGSGGRYLESPHLYKINGYYYLMASEGGTEYGHMVTYARGDSPSGPFEPYAKNPVLTNRNLGGYELQGVGHGDLIQDKEGNWWIFHLGFRQSGQWLTYHHLGREVFLTPVNFDEEGWFTAGHEGTTLMSFDTDRISDIVIQQEKKSYTFENTDWNLDWCYLRHPNTENYLLEQSNLKLKGTEVTLDVPASPTFIGLRQKDFDATISVDVSLTNGEAGITIYMDEQHHYDLAIRKEQSGYKVIERLNIGDIKSVENEVELGSDHHATLVIQASHERYSFLIHADGKDILLGTAQTKYLSSEVAGGFTGVLIGLYASGEGSVAEFSKFKCDYI